In Manis javanica isolate MJ-LG chromosome 18, MJ_LKY, whole genome shotgun sequence, the following proteins share a genomic window:
- the NMB gene encoding neuromedin-B isoform X7, translated as MTLRAEGARLLGGLLLFALLAAGTASPGLDLQESRGRAGKIRVRPRGNLWATGHFMGKKSLEAPSPSLLGTVPQISPRAQRLQRSHDLLGILRLKKAVGPGPGGPAPHTQYRRLLVQMLQK; from the exons ATGACCCTGCGGGCGGAGGGCGCGCGGCTGCTCGGCGGCCTCCTGCTCTTCGCTTTGCTGGCCGCCGGCACCGCCTCACCCGGCTTGGACCTCCAGGAGTCCCGCGGCCGGGCCGGCAAGATCCGCGTGCGCCCGCGGGGCAACCTCTGGGCCACCG GTCACTTCATGGGCAAGAAGAGTCTGGAGGCCCCCAGCCCATCCCTCCTGGGGACAGTGCCCCAGATCTCCCCGAGGGCCCAGCGTCTACAGCGGAGTCACGACCTGCTTGGGATCCTCCGGCTGAAGAAGGCCGTGGGCCCGGGCCCCGGCGGCCCAGCACCGCACACCCAG
- the SEC11A gene encoding signal peptidase complex catalytic subunit SEC11A isoform X1 produces MLSLDFLDDVRRMNKRQLYYQVLNFGMIVSSALMIWKGLMVITGSESPIVVVLSGSMEPAFHRGDLLFLTNRVEDPIRVGEIVVFRIEGREIPIVHRVLKIHEKQNGHVKFLTKGDNNAVDDRGLYKQGQHWLEKKDVVGRARGFVPYIGIVTILMNDYPKFKYAVLFLLGLFVLVHRE; encoded by the exons ctctattatcaagtcctaaATTTTGGAATGATTGTCTCCTCGGCGCTAATGATCTGGAAGGGGTTAATGGTCATAACTGGAAGCGAAAGTCCGATTGTAGTGGTGCTCAG TGGCAGCATGGAACCTGCATTTCATAGAGGAGATCTTCTCTTTTTAACAAATCGAGTTGAAGATCCCATACGAGTGGGAGAAATTGTTGTTTTTCGGATAGAAGGAAGAGAGATTCCTATAGTTCACCGAGTCTTGAAGATTCATGAAAA GCAAAATGGGCATGTCAAGTTTTTGACCAAAGGAGATAATAATGCAGTTGATGACCGAGGCCTCTATAAACAAGGACAGCATTGGCTAGAGAAGAAAGATGTCGTGGGGAGAGCCAGAGG aTTCGTTCCTTATATTGGGATTGTGACAATCCTCATGAATGACTATCCTAAATTTAAG TATGCTGttctcttcctgctgggtttATTTGTGCTGGTCCATCGTGAGTAA
- the SEC11A gene encoding signal peptidase complex catalytic subunit SEC11A isoform X2 gives MLSLDFLDDVRRMNKRQLYYQVLNFGMIVSSALMIWKGLMVITGSESPIVVVLSGSMEPAFHRGDLLFLTNRVEDPIRVGEIVVFRIEGREIPIVHRVLKIHEKQNGHVKFLTKGDNNAVDDRGLYKQGQHWLEKKDVVGRARGFYQENRSVEDRNCKLSV, from the exons ctctattatcaagtcctaaATTTTGGAATGATTGTCTCCTCGGCGCTAATGATCTGGAAGGGGTTAATGGTCATAACTGGAAGCGAAAGTCCGATTGTAGTGGTGCTCAG TGGCAGCATGGAACCTGCATTTCATAGAGGAGATCTTCTCTTTTTAACAAATCGAGTTGAAGATCCCATACGAGTGGGAGAAATTGTTGTTTTTCGGATAGAAGGAAGAGAGATTCCTATAGTTCACCGAGTCTTGAAGATTCATGAAAA GCAAAATGGGCATGTCAAGTTTTTGACCAAAGGAGATAATAATGCAGTTGATGACCGAGGCCTCTATAAACAAGGACAGCATTGGCTAGAGAAGAAAGATGTCGTGGGGAGAGCCAGAGG attttatcaGGAGAACAGATCAGTGGAGGACAGGAATTGTAAGTTATCGGTATGA
- the NMB gene encoding neuromedin-B isoform X5, translating to MDSWSSARPALTQRSGSSRLTDQALPRGAPIRPSSRIPTPAPLRSPRSLESRGRAGKIRVRPRGNLWATGGQHNGQGSSLALGHPHLPPSVPSAPPCPVQDRPRSRLTTTRGSLWLLGDEAGRFRIFTPELTGHFMGKKSLEAPSPSLLGTVPQISPRAQRLQRSHDLLGILRLKKAVGPGPGGPAPHTQYRRLLVQMLQK from the exons ATGGACTCCTGGTCCAGTGCCCGCCCCGCTCTGACCCAGAGATCCGGCTCCTCCCGCCTGACAGACCAGGCTCTCCCTCGCGGAGCGCCCATCCGGCCGTCATCCCGCATCCCCACCCCGGCCCCGCTGCGGTCTCCGAGGTCGCTG GAGTCCCGCGGCCGGGCCGGCAAGATCCGCGTGCGCCCGCGGGGCAACCTCTGGGCCACCG GCGGGCAGCACAACGGGCAGGGGTCCTCGCTGGCCCTGGGCCATCCCCACCTTCCCCCGTCCGTGCCCTCCGCTCCGCCCTGCCCCGTTCAGGACAGGCCGAGGTCCCGCCTCACCACCACCCGCGGGTCTCTGTGGCTCCTCGGTGACGAAGCAGGAAGGTTTCGCATCTTTACACCAGAATTGACAG GTCACTTCATGGGCAAGAAGAGTCTGGAGGCCCCCAGCCCATCCCTCCTGGGGACAGTGCCCCAGATCTCCCCGAGGGCCCAGCGTCTACAGCGGAGTCACGACCTGCTTGGGATCCTCCGGCTGAAGAAGGCCGTGGGCCCGGGCCCCGGCGGCCCAGCACCGCACACCCAG